CGCGACAGATCGCGAAACAGGTCCATCACGTCGCGACGCACGAGGGGTTCGCCGCCGGTCAGGCGCAGCTTGCGCACGCCGTGCCGGATGAACAGCGCCGACAGACGGGCGAGTTCCTCGAAATCCAGCACGTCCTTGCGCGGCAGGAAGGTCATCTTTTCGGCCATGCAATAGGTGCAGCGCAGGTCGCAGCGGTCGGTGATCGACAGACGCAGGTAGGTGACGGTGCGACCGAAGGCGTCCACAAGCGGGGCCGGGTTTGCATCAAGCGGCATGGCGGTTCTCGTGGATATGATCCAACCAGTCACAGACTGCCTGCGCCCGCATCGGCAGGGTGCAGGCAATGTCCCCCCCAAAGGCATCCCATGCGTCGGCGTAGGTCGGACGCAGCGCGGTCAGAACCGGTATGTCGCGGGCGACCGCCGCGCCGATCAGATCGCGAAAGCCGCGGCCTTCGCTTTCGCCTCGGCCGAACCGGTTGAGGATCAGCAGATCGGCGCCCTGATCCAGTTCGCGTTCCAGAAACGCCGCGCAATCGGCCAGCGCACCGGGATGCAGGCGGCACCCGCGCGATCCATTGCCCAGCGGTTGCGAGATGCGGAAAACCCGGTTTGAGCCGATCGTCGTCAGGTCCATGTCCGCGCAGTGGCATTCCCCGGTAGCGAGGCCGCGCGACTGCAGCGCGCCGCGGACGCGAAAGCCCCGTTGCGAGAGCCGCGCCGCCACGGTTGCGAGGCAGCCGTCGATATCGCCGGTTTCAAACGGAATGGCCGCGAGAGGAAAGGAAAGGGTCATCGGAGCCTCACGTGCGGAAGGGGCGCGGGCTGGCGCCGCCGCGGACAGGCACGGTGCAGTCGCGCTGCCGTGCGGCATGGTGTCGGGTTGCGGGCTGGATCTGGGCTAGAGCAATGGCCACGGCCTTTGGAGTGGACATCGGGTCCGACTGGCCGATGCGGGGATCGTCACAGGCGCAGCCCCGGGAATGGAAATCGCCGTCCATCGTGCCCTCCTGAACTGGCCACGTCGAAAGGAAGCGAGGCGCCCGACCACTGGTTGGGCCGGGCGCCCGGAACCGACTACATGGCGTCTGCGGCATTCTCCATCAGGTATTCCATGACAAGCGCCTTCTCGGATTCGTCAAGGCCGGCCCGTTCGAACATCGACGGGGTGATGCCCTTCCACTGCTGCTGCGTGTAGTGGGTCACCTCGCGCGGCGCATGGCAGACGGTGCAACGTTCGAAGAACATCTTTTCGCCCGGCGTCATGTCGGCATAGAGCGCCTCGGTCAGGGCAGACAGCCGGTCCGACCCAACGCTGTCGTCATCGACCTCGGCGACTTCCATGTCGTCGATGATCGCAGGCGGATCGTAGGCCGTGTTCGGCCCTTCGGGATCCTCGCATTTGCGCATCTCGACCAGGACGGTGTTCGCCGATGTCGCCTGGCTGAAGCCCGAAGACGGCTGCGTCGAAGTGAGGAAGTTGACCAACCCCGAGTTGCAGCGGCCCTTGCTGTCCAGTTGCGGCCAGCCGCCTTCGTAGATGGAAACCACGCCCGGCATGATGCCGTCGCTGACGACGGCGCCGGCGATGACGGTGCCGCGCTCGTTGTAGAGCTCGACAAGATCGCCATCCTCGATGCCGCGATCCGCAGCGTCCTGGGTGTTGATCCGCACCGGTTCACGGCCCTGCACCATGTAAAGCGCGCGCAGCCGCTCCGAGTTGGCCATCTGGCTGTGCAGACGATACCACGGGTGCGGCGAGACGACATGAAGCTGGCCTTCGCGCGCACTGCCCAGGTATTCATGCTTGGGCATCCAGACCGGCATGCCGGGGCAGTCGTCGATGCCGAAGTTCGCGATGTTTTCGCAGAACATTTCGATCTTGCCGGATGCGGTGTGCAGCGGGTTGCCCTCGGGGTCTTCGTAGAAGGCACCGTGGCGTGTCCACTTGCGGGCCTCTTGCGGTACCGGCATCCGGGCATAGCCCTTTTCCCAGAACTCGTCGAATGGCACATTCAGGGCCGCGCCGGACGCTTCATAGGCCAGCCTGATGTGATACATCTTGTCTTCGCCTTCGGTGAACTGTGTCCAGAGACCCAGCTTGTCGGCAAGCCCTTCGAAGATCTCGTAATCCGGCAGGCTGTCGCCCACGGGCTCGATCACCTTCTTCATGGCGTAGACCTTGTCGTTGGAATAGGTGCCGCCCATGCTGATGTCATCCTGCTCCAGCGTCGAGGAGGCGGGCAGCACGATATCGGACCAACGGGTTGCCGCCGTCCACCAGACATCGACGCAGACCACCGTATCGACCTTGTTCAGGGCGCGGATCAGCCGGTTGGTGTCCTGCTGGTGCGACATGAAGTTGTTGCCCGAGTTGAACACCATCTTGATGTCGGGATAGGTGTTGGTCTGGCCGTTGTAGAAGAACTCCTTGCCGGGGTTTTCCAGCGCCTCGGTGATCCGCGACGCGGGCACGATCTTCTTGACGAAGTTGCGGCCCTGGCTCATGCCGATCGGCACCTTGTTGCCGCCTTGCGGCATGCCGCCGTTGCCGTAGTGCCAGCTGAAGCCGACACCTTGACCCGGCTTGCCGATCTTGCCGGTCAGCGCCTGGAAGTTGACGATGGACCAATAGGCCATTTCGCCATGCTGGGCGCGTTGGATGGCCCAGGATCCGGCGATGGAGGTTTTCGACGTGGCGAACAGCTCGGCCAGTTCCTTGATCTTCGCCTCGTCGATGCCGGTGATCCCGGACGCCCAGGCGGGCGTTTTCGGTGTGCCGTCGGTGTCGCCCTTCACATAGGCGATCCATTTGTCGACTCCGACGGTGTACCTGTCGATGTACTCTTTGTCCTCCAGGCCGTTTTCAAGAACGTGATAGGCCATCGCGAGGAAGAGCGCGGTGTCGGTGTTGGGGATGATGCGGACATGATCGGCATCGAGATATTCATCCGACGCGGTGCGCTGCGGGTTGATCGAGACGAACTTGACCCCGGCATCGCGGATTTGCTCCCAAGGGCCATACATCCCGTGGTCGGCCACCGTGTATTCGATGCGGTTGTTCTTGATCGGGTCGCACCCGACCAGAACGAAGACCTCGCTATTGTCGCGGATCGTCTCCCATGCGGACTGAGCCGAATACACTTCCATGTCGCCGAGCACATGCGGCAGCAGAACCTGGCCCGCGCCGGCGGACCAGTCGCCCGCAGTGTTGGTGCAGCCGCCCATGAGATTGATCAGGCGACCCTGAAGCACGTTGGGGCGGAACTGTCCGGCATTGGACCAACCGCCATAGGACGAGCTGAAGATCGCTTCGTTGCCGTGGTTGGTGGCCGTGTCCAGAAGGGCCTTGGCGGTCAGACCCCATGCGGTGTCCCAATCGACCTTGACCCATTCTTCCTTGCCGCGCAGTTCGGGCTTCGTGTCGCCGGTCTTCCAACCCTCGAGATAGGATTTGCGTACCATGGGCGCACTGATGCGAGTCTTGTCGTAGGTGCGGTCCATCACACCGAAGGTCAGCATCTCGGTCGGACGCGCGTCCAGCTGGATCATCGGCGTCAGGCCGACCAGCCTGCCATCGCGCACGACCGCCTCGAACGGGCCGTAGTGGGTGGCATGGAAGATGCGCCCGGAGAAGGAGTTCGGGTCGATGCTGGCCAGGGCCGTGCTGTTCATCAGGGATGTGGCACCGATCGCCGCAAGACCGCCTTGAAGAAAGGCCCGACGAGTTGGAGTTTGGAATGACATATCTTTCGCCTCCGCACGATTGTCGATCTGGCGCAATAATAGGCGGCAGGCTGAACGGCGAGCCTTGATCCGGCGCAATTCCAGTTGTGCGATTTTGTAAAGGAATGTAACAAGACCCATGGCCGGTCACATCGTCATCGTCGAAGATGAGCGCACGTCGCGCATGCGGGTCGCGGCCTATCTGCGCCACCTGGGCTACCGGGTCAGCGAGGCCGAGGATGCCGAGCAGATGGAGGATATCATCGCCTCCGACCCGGCGGAACTGCTGATCGTTGACATCAACCTCGAAGGCAAGGATGGCCTGACCATCACCCGCGAACAGCGGGCGGTGTCGAAGGTGGGCATCATCCTTCTGACAGCGCGCGACGATCAGGTCGACAAGATCGTGGGCCTGGAAATGGGCGCGGATGATTACGTCACCAAACCCTATGACAAGCGCGAGCTGGCGGCGCGGGTCAAGAACCTTCTGGCGCGCATCGGCGATATCGGCAAGGCGCCGGAAAACGACCATCACGTGGATACATTCGGCCCCTGGCGGTTCGACCGCATCCGACGGCGGCTTGTGTCTGCGGTCCGGACGGAAACGCTGTCGCCGCAGGAATTCGCGGTTCTGGTCGCCCTGACGGATCATCCCGGCCTGACGATTCCGCGCACGCGACTGGCGGAAATGATCGGCCGTGATCCCGGACGTTCAGGGGACAGGATCATCGACGTGATCGTCGGCCGGCTGCGCAAGAAGCTGGAGAAAGACCCCTCGAACCCCGACTGGATCCTGACCGAGCACGGCCACGGCTATCACTTCGTCGATCCGGGCACGGAGTGACACAGGCCCACATTGTACGCGGCAGCCCGCAAGATACCGGCGGCGTTCTCAGCCTCATGCTCCATCATGTCGATTGTACCGGCATCACCCTGCATGGTTTCGATTTGCCTGAGCGTCTCGCAAAACGCGACCAGCCCGAAATTGGCGGCCGCCCCCTTGAGCCGATGCGCAGCCTTGCGCCGCGCGTCCCCCTGGCGGTCGCGGATGGCGGCAAGCGCGTTTGGCAGGCCGTCCAGAAAGGCGTCCACGATCTGCCGGGTGGTGTCGTGACCCAAGTCGGCGATATCGTCTTGGAGGATGCGCTCGGGTGCGCGCAAGCTGTCCGCGGCGGCGGCCTCGGAACCGTGCCGCGCCCCCGTTTTCTCTATCAGGTCGGCCAGCGCGCGCGGCGATACGGGTTTCGCCAGGATTCGCGCCACATGCATGCGTGCACGGTTGGCCTGCGTATCTGCGATAGGATGGGCGGTCAGGGCGACGATGCGGGTATCGGCGTTCAGCTGCCGCAACCGCGCCGCGACATCCTCGCCCCGCATGTCGGGCAGGTCGATATCCAGCAACACCAGGTCAAAAGAGTCGCTGGCACAGGCCGCAACCCCGCCTTTGCCGGTTTCTGCCTCGGCAACCTCGCAGCCCAGCCTTTCCAGATAGCCGCGTGCCACCATCCGGTTGACCGCATGATCGTCGATCACCAGCACGTGCAAACCTGCTTCGGCCTGTGGCGTGTCCTCCATCGCGGTGACGATCTGTTCGGGATCGCCTGCCACCAAGGGCACCGTAAACGTGAACCGGCTTCCCAGGCCTGGCTGGCTTTCGACGCTGATCGACCCGCCCAGGGCATCGGCCAGATTGCGTGAGATCGCCAACCCCAGGCCGGTGCCCTCGATGCCCTCGGCACGGGCAGCTTCGCCCCTGCTGTAGGCATCGAAGGCCCGTTCCATCTCCTGAAGCGACATGCCGATACCGGTATCGGCAACGGTAAAGCTCAGAACCGGGCGCCCGGTCTTGGGATCCTCCGCATGATCGACCGTCAACGCCACGCGCCCTGCTTTCGTGAATTTGACCGCGTTGGATATCAGGTTGCCCACGATCTGGCGAATCTTGACCTTGTCGCCAAACAGCACGACGGGCGCGTCCTCGGCCATGTCGATATCGGCGGCCAGCCCCTTTCCGCTCGTCAGACCCAGCAACTGCTGACCCAGCTGCCCGACCAGATCGCGCAGCACGAAATGTACCGGATTGTCACGCGGGGCGGTCACCTCGGCGCTGGCGAAATCCAGAATGTCGTCGGTCAGATCCCGCAATTCGCAGGCCGATCCAAGCGCGATCCGGACCCGTGCGCGGCCGTCGACGTCGCGCAGCTCCGTCTCCAGCAGGCGCAGCATTCCGATCAGACCGTTGAGCGGCGTTCGGATTTCGTGGGTCATGCGGGCGAGGAACTCCGTCTTCTGGGCATTGGCCGCCTCGGCGTCGGTGCGGGCCCTGTCGGCGTCTTTCATCTGCTCCAGCACGTCGCCGGTCCGCGCGATCACGGCGGCTTCCAGATCCGCGCGAAGCGAAGCCGCCTCTGCCAGTCTCCGGCGCAGGACATTCACCGCCTTTTCCATCCGTCCGATTTCGTCATGACCGGAGATCGGGACGGGGGATCCGAAATCGTTTCGCGCGACGTCGATGATGCGGCGCGAGATATTGGCCAACCTGTTGACGACGGTTCTGCGCGCATACACCCACAGCGACAACGAGGTGAGAAGTGAAACCAGCGCAAGGGCCAGCAATCCGTGGATGATGCGCGAGGCCGTGCGGTCGCTCTGCGCGATCAGATCCATGCCTTCGGCCTGAACGGCGATCTGCGCCTGCTTTGCCGTTTCCGATAGCGATATGACCGTTTCCGTCAGGCGCAGCACATCCGCTTCGGCAGCGTCCTGCAAGGACAGGCGCCGCGCTGCCATGTCAATCAAGCCGTCACCGGCAACAATTGGTTCAAGTGCCTCGACCAGGATCCGCGCGGACTGGCGGGCCTGTTCCGACGGTACGAAGACAAGTCGCCTGTCGAGAAACCGCAGATCTCGCGCAAGCATGTCCCGCATGTTTTCAAGCGCTTCGGGGCTGCGCAGTCGATTGACCGCTTGCAGGTTGAGTTTCACGCGGTCGAGCACCCGAACCACCTCGGTTAACCGTTCGAACGCAAAGAAATGGCGATCTGCCAGCGCGTCCAATGTCGGGCGGTTGTCCACCTTCTGATTGCCATAGATGCCCGCGATATCGGCCGTGATCCGCAGCCGGGCCAGATCCATGGCAGATGCAATGACCGCGTCCAGTTCCTCTGCGGTCGTGGCCAGTTCGTTGATCTTGCCTTGTATCGTGTCCGTGGCCTTCCGGGCCTGCTTGGTGTTTGCGGAAATGCGCATGACAATGTCCGCGGCACCCGTTTGCATATCCGGGAAGCTGTGGAGGGCCACCAGCCCGGTTTCGATACTGACGACGGCGCCCCGCAGGGCATCCGTAATCCGGTCGATTTCCTTTTCGCTATCCGCATTCCGCAATGCCGTGACAAGTTGCGGAACAAAGTCTGCCTGACTGCCGATCCGGTTGGCGATGTCCACGGCCGGCAGGTTTTCCTCGATCAGTGTGTTGTGAACATTCACCAGATAGCGATTGACCACCACGGCGGCGGTGCTCACGATGACGGCGAGCAAGCCCATGGCCGTCATGATCTGGATCAGCCGTTTATCAAATCCCGTAGCTCGCATGATGCCAACGTACCGGGCCTTCTTTCACGCGGCAATTCTCGCTGT
This genomic interval from Defluviimonas sp. SAOS-178_SWC contains the following:
- a CDS encoding DUF2478 domain-containing protein, producing MTLSFPLAAIPFETGDIDGCLATVAARLSQRGFRVRGALQSRGLATGECHCADMDLTTIGSNRVFRISQPLGNGSRGCRLHPGALADCAAFLERELDQGADLLILNRFGRGESEGRGFRDLIGAAVARDIPVLTALRPTYADAWDAFGGDIACTLPMRAQAVCDWLDHIHENRHAA
- a CDS encoding molybdopterin-dependent oxidoreductase, with translation MSFQTPTRRAFLQGGLAAIGATSLMNSTALASIDPNSFSGRIFHATHYGPFEAVVRDGRLVGLTPMIQLDARPTEMLTFGVMDRTYDKTRISAPMVRKSYLEGWKTGDTKPELRGKEEWVKVDWDTAWGLTAKALLDTATNHGNEAIFSSSYGGWSNAGQFRPNVLQGRLINLMGGCTNTAGDWSAGAGQVLLPHVLGDMEVYSAQSAWETIRDNSEVFVLVGCDPIKNNRIEYTVADHGMYGPWEQIRDAGVKFVSINPQRTASDEYLDADHVRIIPNTDTALFLAMAYHVLENGLEDKEYIDRYTVGVDKWIAYVKGDTDGTPKTPAWASGITGIDEAKIKELAELFATSKTSIAGSWAIQRAQHGEMAYWSIVNFQALTGKIGKPGQGVGFSWHYGNGGMPQGGNKVPIGMSQGRNFVKKIVPASRITEALENPGKEFFYNGQTNTYPDIKMVFNSGNNFMSHQQDTNRLIRALNKVDTVVCVDVWWTAATRWSDIVLPASSTLEQDDISMGGTYSNDKVYAMKKVIEPVGDSLPDYEIFEGLADKLGLWTQFTEGEDKMYHIRLAYEASGAALNVPFDEFWEKGYARMPVPQEARKWTRHGAFYEDPEGNPLHTASGKIEMFCENIANFGIDDCPGMPVWMPKHEYLGSAREGQLHVVSPHPWYRLHSQMANSERLRALYMVQGREPVRINTQDAADRGIEDGDLVELYNERGTVIAGAVVSDGIMPGVVSIYEGGWPQLDSKGRCNSGLVNFLTSTQPSSGFSQATSANTVLVEMRKCEDPEGPNTAYDPPAIIDDMEVAEVDDDSVGSDRLSALTEALYADMTPGEKMFFERCTVCHAPREVTHYTQQQWKGITPSMFERAGLDESEKALVMEYLMENAADAM
- a CDS encoding response regulator, which gives rise to MAGHIVIVEDERTSRMRVAAYLRHLGYRVSEAEDAEQMEDIIASDPAELLIVDINLEGKDGLTITREQRAVSKVGIILLTARDDQVDKIVGLEMGADDYVTKPYDKRELAARVKNLLARIGDIGKAPENDHHVDTFGPWRFDRIRRRLVSAVRTETLSPQEFAVLVALTDHPGLTIPRTRLAEMIGRDPGRSGDRIIDVIVGRLRKKLEKDPSNPDWILTEHGHGYHFVDPGTE
- a CDS encoding ATP-binding protein; amino-acid sequence: MTAMGLLAVIVSTAAVVVNRYLVNVHNTLIEENLPAVDIANRIGSQADFVPQLVTALRNADSEKEIDRITDALRGAVVSIETGLVALHSFPDMQTGAADIVMRISANTKQARKATDTIQGKINELATTAEELDAVIASAMDLARLRITADIAGIYGNQKVDNRPTLDALADRHFFAFERLTEVVRVLDRVKLNLQAVNRLRSPEALENMRDMLARDLRFLDRRLVFVPSEQARQSARILVEALEPIVAGDGLIDMAARRLSLQDAAEADVLRLTETVISLSETAKQAQIAVQAEGMDLIAQSDRTASRIIHGLLALALVSLLTSLSLWVYARRTVVNRLANISRRIIDVARNDFGSPVPISGHDEIGRMEKAVNVLRRRLAEAASLRADLEAAVIARTGDVLEQMKDADRARTDAEAANAQKTEFLARMTHEIRTPLNGLIGMLRLLETELRDVDGRARVRIALGSACELRDLTDDILDFASAEVTAPRDNPVHFVLRDLVGQLGQQLLGLTSGKGLAADIDMAEDAPVVLFGDKVKIRQIVGNLISNAVKFTKAGRVALTVDHAEDPKTGRPVLSFTVADTGIGMSLQEMERAFDAYSRGEAARAEGIEGTGLGLAISRNLADALGGSISVESQPGLGSRFTFTVPLVAGDPEQIVTAMEDTPQAEAGLHVLVIDDHAVNRMVARGYLERLGCEVAEAETGKGGVAACASDSFDLVLLDIDLPDMRGEDVAARLRQLNADTRIVALTAHPIADTQANRARMHVARILAKPVSPRALADLIEKTGARHGSEAAAADSLRAPERILQDDIADLGHDTTRQIVDAFLDGLPNALAAIRDRQGDARRKAAHRLKGAAANFGLVAFCETLRQIETMQGDAGTIDMMEHEAENAAGILRAAAYNVGLCHSVPGSTK